From Mycoplasma sp. 2045, a single genomic window includes:
- the rpsD gene encoding 30S ribosomal protein S4: protein MSRYTGPVFKKSRRLGFSILESGKEFAKGKKRTYAPGQHGNKRVKLSEYGLHLYEKQKVKHLFGLNEKQLRRVFEKAVKAKGITGTNLLQLLEVRLDNLVYRAGFATTRRQARQLVNHGHFVVDGKKANIPSMSISLGSEITLKEKSRDNKQILEAMEQKAASAWMTRKDFSVKLDRLPERNEIHPEIKDALIVEFYSK from the coding sequence ATGTCAAGATACACAGGACCTGTATTTAAAAAGTCACGTCGTTTAGGATTCTCTATCTTAGAATCAGGTAAAGAATTCGCTAAAGGTAAAAAGAGAACTTATGCTCCAGGACAACACGGAAACAAACGTGTTAAATTATCTGAATACGGATTACACTTATACGAAAAACAAAAAGTTAAACACTTATTTGGTTTAAATGAAAAACAATTAAGAAGAGTTTTTGAAAAAGCTGTTAAAGCTAAAGGGATTACAGGGACAAACTTACTTCAATTATTAGAAGTTCGTTTAGACAACTTAGTTTATAGAGCAGGATTTGCTACAACAAGAAGACAAGCTCGTCAACTTGTTAACCACGGACACTTTGTTGTTGATGGTAAAAAAGCAAACATCCCTTCTATGTCAATCTCATTAGGTTCAGAAATTACTCTTAAAGAAAAATCAAGAGACAACAAACAAATTCTTGAAGCTATGGAACAAAAAGCTGCTTCAGCTTGAATGACAAGAAAAGACTTTTCAGTTAAATTAGACCGTTTACCAGAACGTAACGAAATTCACCCAGAAATCAAGGATGCTTTAATCGTTGAGTTCTACTCAAAATAG
- a CDS encoding YwaF family protein, giving the protein MNFEEKYFFLKPGFWSWTGGGEISETMLAQTNLGLRLSWVIAMLIIFVIWIFKRQIHQAIKRKNVSAKTQEILIRTAGALTLIFIAARAIVFGVTQYPGKWETIPLHMCRILGISIGIVLLLNKPQWMKYLISLSFLGATIALILPDVKITYTPDETFTAFGKFYEKGKEYEFHIYYDNYIFYDLMALHVFMLLSTFIVSIVYPYSMRNKDILTTLALFGLLVVACFFLNWTLDDLAPSAWKSNYIYVGKDKYNPFSSLIGPLMKWPFNVFTLIAIGTLYLYACAGIFILQDKIIFNFGKGKKFLSFGKSSKQFLKPRFNVKKYDNLYVF; this is encoded by the coding sequence ATGAACTTTGAAGAAAAATATTTTTTCTTAAAACCTGGTTTCTGATCTTGAACCGGTGGAGGTGAAATATCAGAGACAATGCTAGCTCAAACTAATTTAGGTCTTAGATTATCTTGAGTTATTGCTATGTTGATTATTTTTGTTATTTGAATCTTCAAAAGACAAATACACCAAGCAATTAAGCGTAAAAATGTTTCTGCAAAAACTCAAGAAATATTAATTAGAACTGCAGGAGCACTAACACTTATATTTATTGCTGCTAGAGCTATTGTGTTTGGAGTTACACAATATCCAGGTAAATGAGAAACTATACCACTTCATATGTGTAGAATTTTAGGAATTTCAATCGGTATTGTGCTTTTATTAAACAAACCACAATGAATGAAATATTTAATTTCACTTAGTTTCCTTGGTGCAACTATTGCGCTTATATTACCTGATGTTAAGATAACTTACACACCTGATGAAACATTTACAGCATTTGGTAAATTCTATGAAAAAGGTAAAGAATACGAGTTCCATATTTACTACGATAACTACATATTCTATGATTTAATGGCACTTCACGTATTTATGTTGCTTTCTACATTTATCGTTTCTATTGTGTATCCATATTCAATGAGAAACAAAGATATCTTAACAACACTTGCATTATTCGGATTACTTGTTGTAGCTTGCTTCTTCTTAAACTGAACACTTGATGACTTAGCACCAAGTGCTTGAAAGAGCAATTACATTTACGTAGGAAAAGATAAATATAATCCATTCTCAAGTTTAATTGGCCCATTAATGAAATGACCATTTAATGTGTTTACATTAATTGCAATAGGAACGCTTTACTTATATGCATGTGCCGGTATTTTTATTCTTCAAGATAAAATTATTTTTAACTTTGGAAAAGGTAAGAAATTCTTATCATTTGGTAAGTCTTCAAAACAATTCTTAAAACCTAGATTCAATGTTAAAAAGTATGATAATTTATATGTATTTTAA
- the rpmE gene encoding 50S ribosomal protein L31, translating into MKKDIHLPYHEVNVTCSTCHKVFQFKSVRPNFTVDVCSGCHPVYTGSRAQVKATGRIDRFNKRLEKMNGK; encoded by the coding sequence ATGAAAAAAGATATTCACTTACCATACCACGAAGTAAACGTTACTTGTTCAACTTGTCACAAAGTGTTCCAATTCAAATCAGTTAGACCAAACTTTACAGTAGACGTATGTTCAGGATGCCACCCAGTTTACACAGGGTCAAGAGCACAAGTTAAAGCGACAGGTAGAATCGACAGATTCAACAAAAGACTTGAAAAAATGAACGGTAAATAA